In Psychrobacter sp. JCM 18902, a single window of DNA contains:
- the ccmA gene encoding heme ABC exporter ATP-binding protein CcmA translates to MTALNTALLSLDELTVQRGEIPLCEGVVLNLAAGSICHLIGANGTGKTTLLMQLAGLLPVLSGEVYYQGVASLPIQPLYVSHQLGIHPNLTVAQNLTFLLNLYGISPSVTDIDDALAWVGLQGFETISSSHLSAGQTRRITLARLYLLTPEVTPLWLLDEPFTALDVDMVARMEDRLRDFAHEGGAILMTSHQAVGVANQVLDLSDHMV, encoded by the coding sequence ATGACAGCTCTGAATACCGCCTTACTTTCGCTTGATGAGCTGACCGTTCAGCGCGGCGAAATCCCTCTATGTGAAGGGGTTGTACTCAATCTGGCAGCTGGTAGCATTTGCCATTTAATTGGTGCCAATGGTACTGGTAAGACCACTTTACTGATGCAGCTGGCTGGGTTATTGCCAGTGTTAAGCGGTGAGGTTTATTATCAAGGAGTAGCAAGTTTACCTATTCAGCCTTTGTATGTGTCGCACCAGTTAGGTATACATCCAAATCTAACGGTCGCGCAAAACCTGACCTTTTTGCTGAATTTATATGGGATTAGCCCAAGCGTTACTGATATTGATGACGCCTTGGCTTGGGTCGGATTACAAGGCTTTGAGACGATTAGCTCAAGCCATTTATCTGCTGGGCAAACCCGCCGCATTACCCTTGCAAGGTTATATTTATTGACCCCTGAGGTGACACCATTATGGCTACTCGATGAGCCTTTTACTGCCCTTGATGTCGATATGGTAGCGCGAATGGAAGACAGATTGCGCGATTTTGCCCATGAAGGTGGCGCTATATTAATGACCAGTCATCAGGCCGTTGGTGTTGCCAATCAAGTGCTCGATTTGTCCGATCATATGGTTTGA
- the ccmC gene encoding heme ABC transporter permease CcmC: MPNLNNVSSPSLWQRIWQGFLTTVGTKQFFRIFSPWVKWLAILASICLLIGSVWGLAFAPPDYLQGNSYRIIFIHVPAASIAISIYFALAVLGVIFLVWKIKTASLVAQALAPLGFLLCVISLITGSIWAKPTWGTYWVWDARLTSMLILAFLYAGVMALFAAFEHTANRGKAAAILSIVGAVNLPIIKYSVQWWNTLHQGSTFTLTAAPKMSADMWMPLLLMIIGSYLLVATLAIYRTNTLILYRDQGKAWVKEYIRGQAK, from the coding sequence ATGCCCAACCTGAATAACGTCTCATCTCCTAGCCTGTGGCAGCGTATCTGGCAAGGCTTTTTGACCACTGTGGGTACCAAGCAGTTTTTTCGAATTTTTTCGCCTTGGGTCAAGTGGTTGGCCATATTAGCCAGTATTTGCCTGTTGATCGGTAGTGTCTGGGGTCTCGCTTTTGCGCCGCCTGATTATCTGCAGGGTAATAGCTACCGCATTATCTTTATCCACGTACCCGCTGCCAGTATCGCTATTTCCATCTATTTTGCCTTAGCGGTGCTCGGGGTCATTTTTTTAGTTTGGAAAATAAAAACGGCTAGCTTAGTGGCACAGGCGCTTGCTCCGCTAGGATTCTTGCTCTGTGTGATTAGCTTAATCACGGGCTCTATTTGGGCGAAACCCACTTGGGGTACTTACTGGGTTTGGGATGCACGTTTGACCTCTATGCTCATTTTGGCTTTTTTGTATGCAGGCGTGATGGCGTTATTTGCCGCGTTTGAGCATACTGCCAATCGTGGTAAAGCCGCCGCCATTTTGTCTATTGTTGGCGCAGTAAATCTACCCATTATCAAGTACTCGGTACAGTGGTGGAACACCTTGCATCAAGGCTCGACCTTTACTTTGACCGCCGCGCCTAAGATGTCAGCAGATATGTGGATGCCATTATTACTGATGATTATTGGTAGTTATTTATTAGTGGCAACATTAGCGATTTATCGTACCAATACCCTTATCTTGTATCGTGATCAAGGCAAAGCGTGGGTCAAAGAATACATTCGCGGGCAAGCTAAATGA
- a CDS encoding heme exporter protein CcmB: MQLWRREWQVKQQGAVQWLYPLVLFLVIITLFPLAVGSEPALLQRLGVSAVWIAALLSLVMGVDGLFKPALDNGTLAQLVVAKASLPLWVLIRLVIHWIFSSGIVAALSLLAVPLFQLSWFEAWILMASIVTGSPMLLMLSAVASSLTLSLKNGAVLVPLIALPMQLPVLIFATGAVDLFATGLNGLPILALLLAGSIISVLVMPWVIAMTLKMAWLN, from the coding sequence ATGCAGTTATGGCGGCGCGAGTGGCAAGTCAAACAGCAAGGCGCCGTGCAATGGTTATACCCTTTAGTACTGTTTTTGGTCATTATCACTTTATTTCCGCTAGCAGTGGGTAGCGAGCCTGCGCTATTGCAACGCCTTGGCGTATCGGCGGTTTGGATTGCTGCTTTATTATCACTGGTCATGGGTGTCGATGGTTTGTTTAAGCCTGCCCTTGATAATGGCACGCTGGCACAATTGGTCGTTGCCAAAGCGTCATTGCCCTTATGGGTGTTGATTCGTTTGGTTATCCATTGGATTTTTAGTAGTGGTATTGTGGCAGCGCTTAGTTTACTTGCCGTGCCTTTGTTTCAGCTTAGTTGGTTTGAGGCGTGGATATTGATGGCTTCTATTGTGACCGGCAGTCCGATGTTGTTGATGCTGTCAGCGGTCGCGAGTAGTTTGACGCTGTCATTAAAGAATGGTGCGGTGCTAGTGCCTTTGATTGCTTTGCCGATGCAGTTGCCAGTGTTGATTTTTGCCACAGGAGCGGTTGATTTATTTGCCACTGGTCTCAATGGTTTACCGATACTGGCTTTATTATTAGCAGGTAGTATTATCTCGGTTTTGGTGATGCCATGGGTGATTGCCATGACGTTAAAAATGGCGTGGCTGAATTAG
- the ccmD gene encoding heme exporter protein CcmD, with protein sequence MQPYFYSVSEFLAMGKHGVFVWSCWAITVGMMLAFVIYSRRQRQALIKQLTIQQARQAQRTAKTTMPVTKQPN encoded by the coding sequence ATGCAGCCTTACTTTTATAGCGTATCTGAGTTTCTTGCCATGGGTAAGCATGGTGTTTTTGTTTGGTCATGCTGGGCAATTACCGTTGGCATGATGCTGGCTTTTGTTATTTATAGTCGCAGACAACGACAGGCTTTAATCAAGCAGCTAACCATTCAGCAAGCGCGGCAAGCACAGCGTACTGCTAAAACAACCATGCCTGTCACCAAGCAGCCTAATTAG